The Oncorhynchus gorbuscha isolate QuinsamMale2020 ecotype Even-year linkage group LG06, OgorEven_v1.0, whole genome shotgun sequence sequence tgacgctacaagcctggcacacctgtatttggggagtttctcccattcttctctgcagatcctctcaaactctgtcaggttggatggggagtattGGTGCACAGCTATCTTCTGGTCTCACCAGAATTTTTTGAtcggtttcaagtccgggctctggtcgtgccactcaaggaaattcagagacttgtcctgaagccactcctatgttgtcttgactgtgtgcttagggttgttgtcctgttggaaggtgaaccttcgccccagtctgaggtcctgagtgctctggggcAGGTCTCTCTGTGCTTtactctgttaatctttccctcgatcctgactagtctatcagtccctgccactgaaaaatatcctcacagcatgatgcttccaccaccatgcttcaccgtagggatggtattggccaggggatgagcggtgcctggcttcctccaggcgtgatgcttggcattaaggccaaagagttcaatcttggtttcatcagaccagagaatcttgtttctcatggtctgagagtcctttaggtgcctttcggcaaactctaagcaggctgtcatgtgccttttgctgagtggcttctgtctggccactctaccataaaggcctgattggtggagtgctgcagagatgggagaaccttccagaaggacaaccatctccacagaggaactctggagctctgtcagagtgacaatcgggttcttggtcaaggcccttctcccccgattgttcagtttgtcaGGGTGGCCAGCTCTACGAAGATtcttgctggttccaaacttcttccatttcagattGATGgaggcactgtgttcttggagaccttcaatgctgcagacattttttagtacactttcccagatctgtgccttgacgcAATCCTGTCTCGGGAGCTCTACAGGCAagtccttcaacctcatggctttgtttttgctctgataagcactgtcaactgtggaacattatattgacaggtgtgtgcctttccaaatcatgtccaatcaattgaatttaccacaggtggactgcaatcaagttgtagaaacatctcaagatgattaatggaaacaggatgcacctgagctctagagtctcataacaaatggtctgaatacttatgcaaataaggtatttctgttttctatttttaataGGTTTGCAAAAATGTAGTTGATGCATTTTAGAATCAtgctataatgtaacaaaatgtggaaaaggtgaaggggtctgaatactttccgaatgcacagttaCATTGATACGGTTTATGATGGTAAGATAGACGTTGCTGCTACATGGTGTTtttggtgtctctgtctctagtagtgtTACATGGTGGTtttggtgtctctgtctctagtagtgctacatggtggttttggtgtctctgtctctagtagtgtTACATGGTGGTtttggtgtctctgtctctagtagtgctacatggtggttttggtgtctctgtctctagtagtgcTACATGGTGTTTTTGGTGTCTCTGTCGCTAGTAGTGCTACATGGTGGTtttggtgtctctgtctctagtagtgctacttggtgtctctgtctctagtagtgcTACATGGTGGTTTTGGTGCCTCTTTCTCTAGTAGTGCTACATGGTGGTtttggtgtctctgtctctagtagtgctacatggtgtctctgtctctagtagtgttacatggtgtctctgtctctagtagtgctacatggtgtctctgtctctagtagtgctacatggtgtctctgtctctagtagtgctacatggtggtttttgtgtctctttctctagtagtgctacatggtggttttggtgtctctgtctctagtagtgctacattgtgtctctgtctctagtagtgctacatggtgtttttggtgtctctgtctctaatagtgctacatggtgtctctgtctctagtagtgctacatggtgtttttggtgtctctgtctctagtagtgctacatggtggttttggtgtctctgtctctagtagtgctacttggtgtctctgtctctagtagtgctacttggtgtctctgtctctagtagtgctacttggtgtctctgtctctagtagtgctacatggtggttttggtgtctctgtctctagtagtgctacatggtggttttggtgtctctgtctctagtagtgctacatggtgtttttggtgtctctgtctctagtagtgctacatggtgtttttggtgtctctgtctctagtagtgctacttggtgtctctgtctctagtagtgctacttggtgtctctgtctctagtagtgctacttggtgtctctgtctctagtagtgctacatggtggttttggtgtctctgtctctagtagtgctacatggtggttttggtgtctctgtctctagtagtgctacatggtggttttggtgtctctgtctctagtagtgctacatggtgtttttggtgtctctgtctctagtagtgctacttggtgtctctgtctctagtagtgctacatggtggttttggtgtctctgtctctagtagtgctacatggtggttttggtgtctctgtctctagtagtgcTACATGGTGGTTTTGGTGCCTCTGTCGCTAGTAGTGCTACATgttggtgtctctgtctctagtagtgtTACATGGTGTTTTTGGTGTCTCTTTCTCTAGTAGTGCTACATGGTGTTTTTGGTGTCTCTTTCTCTAGTAGTGCTacatggtgtctctgtctctagtagtgctacatggtgtctctgtctctagtagtgcTACATGGTGTCTCTGTCCCTAGTAGTGCTacatggtgtctctgtctctagtagtgctacatggtggttttggtgtctctgtctctagtagtgctacatggtggttttggtgtctctgtctctagtagtgctacatggtggttttggtgtctctgtctctagtagtgctacattgtgtctctgtctctagtagtgctacatggtgtctctgtctctagtagtgcTACATGGTGTTTTTGGTGTCTCTTTCTCTAGTAGTGCTacatggtgtctctgtctctagtagtgctacatggtgtctctgtctctagtagtgcTACATGGTGTCTCTGTCCCTAGTAGTGCTacatggtgtctctgtctctagtagtgctacatggtggttttggtgtctctgtctctagtagtgctacatggtggttttggtgtctctgtctctagtagtgctacatggtggttttggtgtctctgtctctagtagtgctacattgtgtctctgtctctagtagtgctacatggtgtctctgtctctagtagtgctacatggtgtctctgtctctagtagtgctacatggtgtctctgtctctagtagtgctacatggtgtctctgtctttagtagtgctacatggtgtctctgtctctagtagtgcTAGATGGTGGTtttggtgtctctgtctctagtagtgcTACATGGTGGTTTTGGTGCCTCTGTCGCTAGTAGTGCTACATgttggtgtctctgtctctagtagtgtTACATGGTGTTTTTGGTGTCTCTTTCTCTAGTAGTGCTacatggtgtctctgtctctagtagtgcTACATGGTGTTTTTGGTGTCTCTTTCTCTAGTAGTGCTacatggtgtctctgtctctagtagtgcTACATGGTGTTTTTGGTGTCTCTTTCTCTAATAGTGCTacatggtgtctctgtctctagtagtgcTACATGGTGTTTTTGGTGTCTCTTTCTCTAATAGTGCTAtatggtgtctctgtctctagtagtgctacatggtgtttttggtgtctctgtctctaatagtgctacatggtgtctctgtctctagtagtgcTACATGGTGTTTTTGGTGTCTCTTTCTCTAGTAGTGCTacatggtgtctctgtctctagtagtgctacatggtgtctctgtctctagtagtgctacatggtgtctctgtctctagtagtgcTACATGGTGTCTCTGTCCCTAGTAGTGCTacatggtgtctctgtctctagtagtgcTACATGGTGGTTTTGGTGTCTCTTTCTCTAGTAGTGCTACATGGTGTTtttggtgtctctgtctctaatagtgctacatggtgtctctgtctctagtagtgcTACATGGTGTTTTTGGTGTCTCTTTCTCTAGTAGTGCTACAAGGTGTTtttggtgtctctgtctctaatagtgctacatggtgtctctgtctctagtagtgctacatggtgtttttggtgtctctgtctctaatagtgctacatggtgtctctgtctctagtagtgcTACATGGTGTTTTTGGTGTCTCTTTCTCTAGTAGTGCTacatggtgtctctgtctctagtagtgcTACATGGTGTCTCTGTCCCTAGTAGTGCTacatggtgtctctgtctctagtagtgctacatggtggttttggtgtctctgtctctagtagtgtTACATGGTGTTTTTGGTGTCTCTTTCTCTAGTAGTGCTACATGGTGTTtttggtgtctctgtctctaatagtgctacatggtgtctctgtctctagtagtgcTACATGGTGTTTTTGGTGTCTCTTTCTCTAGTAGTGCTACATGGTGTCTCTGTCCCTAGTAGTGCTacatggtgtctctgtctctagtagtgctacatggtggttttggtgtctctgtctctagtagtgctacatggtggttttggtgtctctgtctctagtagtgctacattgtgtctctgtctctagtagtgctacattgtgtctctgtctctagtagtgctacatggtgtctctgtctctagtagtgctacatggtggttttggtgtctctgtctctagtagtgctacattgtgtctctgtctctagtagtgctacattgtgtctctgtctctagtagtgctacattgtgtctctgtctctagtagtgctacatggtgtctctgtctctagtagtgctacatggtgtctctgtctctagtagtgctacatggtgtctttgtctctagtagtgctacatggtgtctctgtctctagtagtgctacatggtgtctctgtctctagtagtgctacatggtgtctctgtctctagtagtgctacatggtgtctctgtctctagtagtgctacatggtgtctctgtctctagtagtgctacatggtgtctctgtctctagtagtgctacatggtgtctctgtctctagtagtgctacatggtgtctctgtctctagtagtgctacattgtctctctctctctagtagtgctacatggtggttgtggtgtctctgtctctagtagtgctacatggtgtctctgtctctagtagtgcTACATGGTGTCTCTGTTTCTAGTAGTGCTacatggtgtctctgtctctagtagtgctacttggtgtctctgtctctagtagtgctacttggtgtctctgtctctagtagtgctacatggtgtctatgtctctgtctctagtagtgctacattgtctctctctctctctctctctagtagtgcTACATTGTGTGTCTCTGTTTAGTAGTGCTActtggtgtctctgtctctagtagtgcTACTTGGTGTCTCTAGTAGTGCTACTTGGTGTCTCTAGTAGTGCTActtggtgtctctgtctctagtagtgctacttggtgtctctgtctctagtagtgctacttggtgtctctgtctctagtagtgctacatggtgtctatgtctctgtctctagtagtgctacttggtgtctctgtctctagtagtgcTACAAGGTGGTtttggtgtctctgtctctagtagtgcTACAAGGTGGTTTTGGTGTCCCCTCTCCTCTAGGAGTATCAGGAAGTGGTGGTTGGCCCTCCCGCCCAATAAGCAGCAGCTCGTGCGTCAGAAGGTCTGGCGTCGCCGTTGGCAGCTGGCGTCTGGGGGTATGGTTGCTATGGTGATCATGGCAAGTTTCTTCCTGACTCATCTGGACGAGTCGCCCATCACGGGACGTACACGCCTCCTAGTGTTCAGTAGAGAGAACTACATGGAGCTGGCTGCAGTGACGGGAGATGGGGTGAGACCAATAACTGTATATATCAATGGCCATCCATCACTTGACACCATTCATTCCTTTGTGAAGACTCAATAGCGCGTTGAAGACAAATGAAGTCTGTTAAGATAACGTCTCATGGAGACGTAACATGCCCGgtttgagctactccaggaagtgatGTTGCAGGCCAGCCCAGTACTGCCCTCTCTCATTGAGTAACTCAAGTTGAAGGCTGACCGGGTTACTGCAGGCAACCATTAGCAACAAATGATCCTTAACTTCTTCTGTGTGCGGTTCAAGGACATATATCTGGTGTATTAGAAGCAATTATTGATATCATAATTGTCTTGAAAAATGTATTCCATTTACTATAATGGGGGAATCCTGTTTTCTGATAACAATGCCTGCAGTACCGTGGACCgagagggggtgaagagagatgCTGTTAACCTTGTGGGCCATATTCAATCTAATAAGATGATGATTTTTAACCATTCAGATGAACCTGTTTTAGGAAATTATGATTTCATATATGATATATTATAAAcctggtggttcgagccctgaatgctgattggctgaaagccgtggtgtatcagactgtatatactgttctaattacattggtaaccagtttataatagcaatacagCTAAggcctgtatccaggcactccgcattgcgtcGTGCAGAAGAACAGccgttggccatataccacaccccccgggccttattgcttaatgatAATATATAATAGTAGTTCAGTAACTGACTCTTGTTTGTGTCCTCAGtgcatggaggatgttgatttaactgtgtgtgtgtgttctcccagtacatggaggatgttgatttagctgtgtgtgtgtgtgtgttctacccaGTAAATGGAGGATGTtgatttaactgtgtgtgtgtgttctactcaGTACATGGAGGATATtgatttaagtgtgtgtgtgtgtgtgtgtgtgtgtgtgtgtgtgtgtgtgtgtgtgtgtgtgtgtgtgtgtgtgtgtgtgtgtgtgtgtgtgtgtgtgtgtgtgtgtgttctacccagtacatggaggatgttgatttaactgtgtgtgttctacccagtacatggaggatgttgatttaactgtgtgtgtgtgttctacccagtacatggaggatgttgatttagctgtgtgtgtgtgttctacccagtacatggaggatgttgatttaactgtgtatgtgtgtgttctacccagtacatggaggatgttgatttagctgtgtgtgtgtgtgttctacccaGTACATGGAGGAATTTGCTGAGTTGATGGTTTCAGAGAAGGACCCTCGTCACCAGGTggtggagagagtggtggagcACCTGGCCCAGAGGAACAAAGACATCCCAGAGGTCTCCTCTGTTCCATGGAGAGTCCACTTGGTCGACAGCCCTACCGTTAACGCTTTCGTACTGCCTGTGAGTCCCagccccttgtgtgtgtgtgtgtgtgtgtgtgtgtgtgtgtgtgtgtgtgtgtgtgtgtgtgtgtgtgtgtgtgtgacttgttTGTTTTTATTCCCAGTCCAGTTCAAAACATGCAGACGAAACTGGCCAGCGCAGATCCAAACAGTAAGTTGACTGTTTGTATgatacctgtctctctcctctagaaTGGAAAGGTGTTTATGTTCACTGGGATGTTGGAGGCCGTTGCAGATGTTCACCAGCTCACCTTCATCCTGGGACATGAGATGGCCCACGCAGTGATGGGACACTCTGTGAGTATAcagcctttctgtctgtctctctctagtgatgGAACACTGAGTATACAGCCaggcctttctgtctgtctctagtgatggaacactgtgtATACAACCaggcctttctgtctgtctctctctctctagtgatggaacactgtgttTACAGCCaggcctttctgtctgtctctctctagtgatggaacactgagtatacaaccaggcctttctgtctgtctctctctctctagtgatggaacactgtgttTACAGCCaggcctttctgtctgtctctctctagtgatgGAACACTGAGTATACAGCCaggcctttctgtctgtctctctctagtggtagAACACTGAGTATAcagcctttctgtctgtctctctctagtgatgGAACACTGAGTATAcagcctttctgtctgtctctctctagtgatgGAACACTGAGTATACAGCCaggcctttctgtctgtctctctttagtggtagtacactgagtatacagcctttctgtgtctctctctagtgatGGAACACTGAGTATACAGCCaggcctttctgtctgtctctctctagtgatgGAACACTGAGTATACAGCCaggcctttctgtctgtctctctctagtgatgGAACACTGAGTATACAGCCaggcctttctgtctgtctctctctagtgatgGAACACTGAGTATACAGCCaggcctttctgtctgtctctctctagtggtggAACACTGAGTATACAGCCaggcctttctgtctgtctctctctagtggtggAACACTGAGTATAcagcctttctgtctgtctctctctagtgatgGAACACTGAGTATACAGCCaggcctttctgtctgtctctctctagtgatgGGACACTCTGTGAGTATAcagcctttctgtctgtctctagtgatGGAACACTGAGTATACAGCCAGgccattctgtctgtctctctctagtgatgGAACACTGAGTATACagcctttccatctgtctctctctagtggtggAACACTGAGTATACAGCCaggcctttctgtctgtctctagtgatgggacactgagtatacaaccaggcctttctgtctgtctctagtgatgggacactgagtatacaaccaggcctttctgtctgtctctagtgatgggacactgagtatacaaccaggcctttctgtctgtctctctctagtgatgGAACACTGAGTATACAGCCTTTCTGTCTCTAGTGATGGAACACTGAGTATAcagcctttctgtctgtctctctctagtgatggaacactgagtatacaaccaggcctttctgtctgtctctagtataCGTATGTGAGGATTTTGAATAGGACTGAATAGTGTGTCCTcacaaggttagttatacaagaTTGTGTGTGTTTGCTCGTTGCTTGCCTGGGGGCTACACAGAGTCGTGTCCTGTTCCGTGCCGAGTGACTCATCAGCTTCAGTCATGCTACAGTACTactggtctcctcctctctctcattcacgtCACCTCACCTACAGCTCAGATCTGTCGCAGGTCTGCAGAGAGGATGTCATTAATTGCAGTGGGGTTGTATCATCAGTCACTAGTTCTAAGAAGCTCACAGGCAGAGTGTCCTTTAGATGTCTGAGACGCTAAAGTTGTTTCTGGACTGAGGGTACAGCTGTTTTAAGGAGAGTCTCATCCCTTTTCAATGAGCTCAGAACAGCTGACTGTTCTAATCGGATAGGGCTCTTTGGTGTAGTTTCTGATCCTTTCCTCTGAGACCTGTATTTCCCCTCCAATACAGGACAGTTTCATTAGATGATGAAAATGAATATGGATTCATCAGTTCCAGCCTCGCCCTGGGTGTCTGCTGTTAGATTCACCATTTCCTAATGTAATCTCCATATTAGGTCTGAATTTAAAGTTCAGATGAAATTGGTGGGAACAATCAATACACttacagagaatgatttatttattgcttttctactttctctctcccctccctacccttttccctcttttctctccttccctcccttcctccctccaggcAGAGCAGGCCAGTATGTCTCATGTGGTAGACTTCCTGTCTCTGATCCTGCTAACAGCCATCTGGGCCGTGTGTCCTCGAGACAGCCTGGCTGTACTGGGACATTGGATACAGACTAAGCTCATACAGGTAACGGACACATATCAGGACTTTTCATGTGGTGAAAGATATGTTTAactaatctctgtctctctctctctccctgtgtatgtgtctctctctctgtctctctctgtctgtgtgtctctctctctctttgtctctctctgtccttctctctgtctctctctctccctgtgtatgtgtctctctctctgtctctctctctccctgtgtatgtgtctctctctctgtctctctctctccctgtgtatgtgtctctctctctgcctctctctctccctgtgtatgtgtctctctctctgtctctctctctccctgtgtatgtgtctctctctgtctctctctccctgtgtatgtgtctgtctctctctctcttcctgtgtatgtgtctctctctctatctctctctctctccctgtgtatgtgtctctctctctctgtgtctctctctctccctgtgtatgtgtctctctctgtgtctctctctctccctgtgtatgtgtctctctctctccctgtgtatgtgtctctccctccctgtgtctctctccctgtgtctccctgtgtatgtgtctctctctctgtgtctctctctccctgtgtatgtgtctctctctctctgtgtctctctctctctctgtgtctctctctctccctgtgtatgtgtctctctctctctctgtgtctctctctctccctgtgtatgtgtctctctctctgtgtctctctctctccctgtgtatgtgtctctctctctccctgtgtatgtgtctctctctctctgtctctctctctctccctgtgtatgtgtctctctctctctgtctttatctctctctgtctttatctctctctctctttatctctctctctctttatctctcttctctctctctgtctctctctctgtgtctctctctctctctctctctctctctctctctctgtctctctctctctctgtctttctctctctctctctctctctctctctctctctctctctctctctctctctgtctctctctctctctctctctctctctctctttctctctctctcttgtctctctctctctgtctctctctctctctgtgtctctctctctctgtgtctctctctctctgtgtctctctctctctgtgtctctctctctctgtgtctctctctctctctctctctctctctctctctctctctctctctctctctgtgtctctctctctctgtctcagttcttGTTTGATCGTCCTTATAGCAGGAAGTTGGAGGCAGAAGCTGATCAGGTTGGACTCCAGCTGGCTGCCAAGGTACAGGATAGGACAGTAGCTCTGTCTCACTCTTGCCTCCTGACCCTTCTGTATATGCTGACTAAACTTACAGCTGCCTACAGTGCACTAGATGGCGGTGTTGTCAAATATAGAATTTCTCCCACTCTTCTAACCGTCAACCTGTTCTGGATGCTGTAGTAATGTATCGTTTCCGTGGCAACCATACAGGCGCCCAGGGTGTGTGTAACCCAGTCTGCCTCTCCCTCCAGGCATGTGCTGATGTGCGGGCAGGGCCAGTGTTCTGGCAGCAGATGGAGATCAGTGACCAGCTGAGAGGAGAACCTACAGTACCAGAGTGGCTCTCCACACACCCCTCTCACAGGAACAGAGTGGCACAGCTGGACCGGCTGGTCCCACAGGTAGCACGCATGCAGGGGAGAGAGACTCGTCCACATACACCAGTATACACGGTCGCCAAGGGTCtatattcagaggggttgggttaaatgcggaagacacatttcagttgaatccGTTCGTTCCAACAACTGACTCGttatccctctttcccttcctATATGATGTCATCAAGTCATTTCTGCTGTCTGATCAGACATGATGGCTGTGTGTTGGTGGTATGCACACGACCGATGAGTCTGCTATACCTGGTCTCACACCGCAGGCAGTTAGAATAGTCCACGTGACTCCCTGGTGTTGCTAATGTACAGAAGCACATCACATGGCCTGAAGACTGTGGTCTAGGAGGAGAACGCCATCAGAGCTGTAGGATTGTGCTGGGAGTCTAGTCTAACGAGACACCTACAGATGTCGGAGCTTAATTTGACCCCATTTGTCGcaggaggaaaataatcctgcagcaatggGATTTTAATATCTGAATAAATATTTAGACTCACCGCCAGGGGGCGGCTGAAGGCGTTTGTTTTGTATACAACGCACACAGTACCTACCTTATACCTTATGTAGGCTACATGCAGACTACAGCATGTCTGGTTTGACTTCTTATGTAGGCTACATGCAGGCTACAGCATGTCTGGTTTGACTTCTTATGTATGCTACAGCATGTCTCGTGTGACTTCTTTTTGTAGAGGTAGATGCAGTTTTCATGAGGGGAAATctttattttagatttttttttttatcaattgTTTTATTAAATGTTGAAGGCAAGCAATAGGCAGAAAAAATGTTTCCTCAGTGTGTGTTTCCCGGGACACAGAGTCTACATGGATCCTGCCCACTGCCCTTTAACTCATGTATGAAGGTCTATTTTTTTACCCATTCATTCCACGTTTTTTACCGTGTTAATTCTGCGCTGTTACAGGGTT is a genomic window containing:
- the oma1 gene encoding metalloendopeptidase OMA1, mitochondrial isoform X1, which encodes MAILGTMELLCARLMRNQHRCLPAYLSRSFQTSHCRQRRSTTRRTLPSTELYSTNTCRILRQPETTDSVCQLQLRPSSSQRQLFSSENVRTVLFPVGTPRPDPAVHCLPVIWLSKHGQNFFHTSAPHRALPAPLIWLVLKPLQKIVAIILGRSIRKWWLALPPNKQQLVRQKVWRRRWQLASGGMVAMVIMASFFLTHLDESPITGRTRLLVFSRENYMELAAVTGDGYMEEFAELMVSEKDPRHQVVERVVEHLAQRNKDIPEVSSVPWRVHLVDSPTVNAFVLPNGKVFMFTGMLEAVADVHQLTFILGHEMAHAVMGHSAEQASMSHVVDFLSLILLTAIWAVCPRDSLAVLGHWIQTKLIQFLFDRPYSRKLEAEADQVGLQLAAKACADVRAGPVFWQQMEISDQLRGEPTVPEWLSTHPSHRNRVAQLDRLVPQYLELRESCSCPALPATDPRAVFAQSVKVLLDATRDLEGEAGKRLKPQALSQTPTSDHRRAPHPGGLATALLASSATGSPPALTLDTATHL
- the oma1 gene encoding metalloendopeptidase OMA1, mitochondrial isoform X3, with the protein product MELLCARLMRNQHRCLPAYLSRSFQTSHCRQRRSTTRRTLPSTELYSTNTCRILRQPETTDSVCQLQLRPSSSQRQLFSSENVRTVLFPVGTPRPDPAVHCLPVIWLSKHGQNFFHTSAPHRALPAPLIWLVLKPLQKIVAIILGRSIRKWWLALPPNKQQLVRQKVWRRRWQLASGGMVAMVIMASFFLTHLDESPITGRTRLLVFSRENYMELAAVTGDGYMEEFAELMVSEKDPRHQVVERVVEHLAQRNKDIPEVSSVPWRVHLVDSPTVNAFVLPNGKVFMFTGMLEAVADVHQLTFILGHEMAHAVMGHSAEQASMSHVVDFLSLILLTAIWAVCPRDSLAVLGHWIQTKLIQFLFDRPYSRKLEAEADQVGLQLAAKACADVRAGPVFWQQMEISDQLRGEPTVPEWLSTHPSHRNRVAQLDRLVPQYLELRESCSCPALPATDPRAVFAQSVKVLLDATRDLEGEAGKRLKPQALSQTPTSDHRRAPHPGGLATALLASSATGSPPALTLDTATHL
- the oma1 gene encoding metalloendopeptidase OMA1, mitochondrial isoform X2 codes for the protein MNKGTMELLCARLMRNQHRCLPAYLSRSFQTSHCRQRRSTTRRTLPSTELYSTNTCRILRQPETTDSVCQLQLRPSSSQRQLFSSENVRTVLFPVGTPRPDPAVHCLPVIWLSKHGQNFFHTSAPHRALPAPLIWLVLKPLQKIVAIILGRSIRKWWLALPPNKQQLVRQKVWRRRWQLASGGMVAMVIMASFFLTHLDESPITGRTRLLVFSRENYMELAAVTGDGYMEEFAELMVSEKDPRHQVVERVVEHLAQRNKDIPEVSSVPWRVHLVDSPTVNAFVLPNGKVFMFTGMLEAVADVHQLTFILGHEMAHAVMGHSAEQASMSHVVDFLSLILLTAIWAVCPRDSLAVLGHWIQTKLIQFLFDRPYSRKLEAEADQVGLQLAAKACADVRAGPVFWQQMEISDQLRGEPTVPEWLSTHPSHRNRVAQLDRLVPQYLELRESCSCPALPATDPRAVFAQSVKVLLDATRDLEGEAGKRLKPQALSQTPTSDHRRAPHPGGLATALLASSATGSPPALTLDTATHL
- the oma1 gene encoding metalloendopeptidase OMA1, mitochondrial isoform X4 produces the protein MVAMVIMASFFLTHLDESPITGRTRLLVFSRENYMELAAVTGDGYMEEFAELMVSEKDPRHQVVERVVEHLAQRNKDIPEVSSVPWRVHLVDSPTVNAFVLPNGKVFMFTGMLEAVADVHQLTFILGHEMAHAVMGHSAEQASMSHVVDFLSLILLTAIWAVCPRDSLAVLGHWIQTKLIQFLFDRPYSRKLEAEADQVGLQLAAKACADVRAGPVFWQQMEISDQLRGEPTVPEWLSTHPSHRNRVAQLDRLVPQYLELRESCSCPALPATDPRAVFAQSVKVLLDATRDLEGEAGKRLKPQALSQTPTSDHRRAPHPGGLATALLASSATGSPPALTLDTATHL